A window from Ignavibacteriota bacterium encodes these proteins:
- a CDS encoding tetratricopeptide repeat protein — protein MKRLVSVILLVSIVLGFSAFQCSSTELTSAKLYIQQNNYDKAIESLEKEVQKNPKSDEGFYLLGYINGEKGNITKMLENFNQSSKISNKFEKNIEESKRYHWADSFNKGVQLFNKGAKAGNTDSAKIIFDESIEKFNNAIACQPDSADTYLNLAYAYLNKGDREAAIVPFTKIVELTNTPDSYAQLGEIYLQKGVEVKEAGDKDKGMEYFNKSIEVLEKGRKEHPTDGDILLLLSNAYIGAEKLDVAKDAFKAGVQQDPENKMYRYNYGSLLLNANEYPEAEVQLKKAVEIDPNYENALYNLAVTYVKWGATIREEAEAKETKSEEYKGKFEAALPLLEKFLSLNEKEAAVWDLLGKVYANLGMGEKSEEAFKKADMYK, from the coding sequence ATGAAGAGGTTAGTAAGTGTTATTTTATTAGTTTCAATTGTATTGGGATTTTCAGCATTCCAATGTTCATCAACAGAATTAACAAGTGCGAAGCTTTATATTCAGCAAAATAATTATGATAAAGCAATTGAATCTTTGGAAAAAGAAGTTCAGAAAAATCCTAAAAGCGATGAAGGATTTTATTTGCTTGGATATATTAATGGTGAAAAAGGTAATATTACAAAAATGTTAGAAAATTTTAATCAATCATCAAAAATCAGTAACAAGTTTGAAAAAAATATTGAAGAATCAAAAAGATATCATTGGGCAGATAGTTTCAACAAAGGTGTGCAACTTTTTAATAAAGGTGCAAAAGCTGGGAATACAGACAGCGCAAAAATAATTTTTGATGAATCAATTGAAAAATTCAACAATGCAATTGCTTGCCAACCGGATTCTGCAGATACTTATTTGAACTTAGCTTATGCATATTTGAATAAAGGTGATAGAGAAGCTGCAATTGTTCCTTTTACAAAAATTGTTGAATTAACAAATACACCGGATTCTTATGCACAGCTTGGCGAAATTTATCTTCAGAAAGGTGTTGAAGTTAAAGAAGCGGGAGATAAAGATAAAGGAATGGAATATTTTAATAAATCAATTGAAGTTTTAGAAAAAGGAAGAAAAGAACATCCGACAGATGGAGATATTTTATTGCTTTTATCAAATGCATATATTGGTGCTGAAAAATTAGATGTAGCCAAAGATGCTTTTAAAGCTGGGGTTCAACAAGATCCGGAAAATAAAATGTACAGATATAATTATGGATCATTATTATTAAATGCTAATGAATATCCGGAAGCAGAAGTTCAACTCAAAAAAGCAGTTGAAATTGATCCCAATTATGAAAATGCACTATATAATTTAGCAGTAACTTATGTTAAGTGGGGTGCAACTATTAGAGAAGAAGCTGAAGCAAAAGAAACAAAATCAGAAGAATACAAAGGAAAATTTGAAGCAGCTTTACCATTACTTGAAAAATTCCTTTCACTCAATGAAAAAGAAGCTGCCGTTTGGGATTTATTAGGTAAAGTTTATGCAAATCTTGGAATGGGTGAAAAATCAGAAGAAGCATTTAAGAAAGCAGATATGTACAAATAA
- a CDS encoding adenosine deaminase has product MTTENIIREVPKVLLHDHLDGGLRAETIIDLAKKQNYKKLPTHNPSELAEWFHRGANKGNLVEYLQGFEHTCAIMQTKESLERVAYEMIEDMYKDGVCYVETRFAPILHLEKNLHYDDVVNSVLEGLERGKKDFGVGYGVILCGMRNMKKSLEIAELAVNYRNKGVVGFDLAGEEGGYPPKDHLDAFQFIQRENFNITIHAGEAFGKESIWQAIQFCGAHRIGHATRLLEDVVLDKDGEVISLGELAQYVLDKRLPLEICLLSNVHTGAVDVLENHPFSIFYKKKFRVFLNTDDRLMSDTTLTKEYSIAAEKFGITLDDIEKLNINAMKSSFLPYEERLKYIYNIIKPGYQKIREKLLSFKN; this is encoded by the coding sequence ATGACCACTGAAAACATAATTAGAGAAGTTCCTAAAGTTTTACTTCATGATCACCTTGATGGCGGATTGCGAGCTGAAACCATTATTGATTTGGCAAAAAAACAGAACTATAAAAAGCTTCCGACACATAATCCTTCCGAACTTGCCGAATGGTTTCATCGAGGAGCAAATAAAGGAAATTTGGTTGAATATTTGCAAGGATTTGAACACACATGTGCAATTATGCAGACTAAAGAATCTTTAGAAAGAGTGGCTTATGAAATGATTGAAGATATGTATAAAGACGGCGTGTGTTATGTTGAAACAAGATTTGCACCAATTCTACATTTAGAAAAAAATCTTCATTATGATGATGTTGTAAATTCTGTTTTAGAAGGATTGGAAAGAGGGAAAAAAGATTTTGGTGTTGGTTACGGAGTTATTTTGTGCGGAATGAGAAATATGAAAAAATCTTTAGAAATTGCCGAGCTTGCAGTTAATTATAGAAACAAAGGTGTAGTTGGTTTTGATTTAGCCGGAGAGGAAGGTGGTTATCCTCCAAAAGATCATTTAGATGCATTTCAATTTATTCAAAGAGAAAATTTTAATATTACAATTCACGCCGGCGAAGCTTTTGGAAAAGAATCAATTTGGCAAGCAATTCAATTTTGCGGAGCTCATAGAATTGGTCATGCAACAAGATTATTAGAAGATGTTGTACTTGATAAAGATGGCGAAGTTATATCATTAGGTGAATTAGCACAGTATGTATTGGATAAAAGACTTCCATTAGAAATATGTCTTTTAAGCAATGTTCATACTGGTGCGGTTGATGTTTTGGAAAATCATCCATTCAGCATTTTTTATAAGAAAAAATTTAGAGTTTTCTTGAACACTGATGATAGACTTATGAGCGACACAACTCTTACAAAAGAATATAGTATTGCCGCAGAGAAATTTGGAATTACTTTAGATGATATTGAAAAACTTAATATCAATGCAATGAAGTCTTCTTTCTTACCTTATGAAGAAAGACTTAAATATATTTACAATATAATTAAACCAGGCTATCAAAAAATCAGAGAAAAATTACTTTCATTTAAAAATTAA
- the hutU gene encoding urocanate hydratase has product MNKMSIKKIKAPIGTELNCKGWIQEAALRMLMNNLDPDVAENPEELIVYGGSGKAARNWESFNAIVESLKSLENDETLLVQSGKPVGIFQTHTNAPRVIISNSMLVPDWANWEEFRKLENLGLTMYGQMTAGSWIYIGTQGILQGTYETFAECARQHFDGTLEGKFLLTAGIGGMGGAQPLAATMNGAAFLGIDVDRSRLQKRIDTKYLDVIAKNLDDALQIVLKAKKNRQAISVGLVGNAAEILPEILNRKIIPDILTDQTSAHDTLNGYVPMGMSFEEAIILRKENPTEYIKIAKHTIVKHVEAMLEFQKLGAVTFDYGNNIRGEAKENGISNAFDFPGFVPTYIRPLFCDGKGPFRWAALSGDPNDIYETDKAIIETFPENIALIRWIKMAQEKVAFQGLPARICWLGYGERAKMGKIFNQLVVEKKVKAPIVIGRDHLDCGSVASPFRETEAMKDGSDAIADWPILNALLNSIGGASWVSVHHGGGVGIGKSIHAGMVIVADGTKEAEERLNRVLTYDPGMGIIRHSDAGYDRAINNAKQNNIKIPMMK; this is encoded by the coding sequence CTGAATAAAATGTCAATAAAAAAAATTAAAGCCCCAATTGGAACTGAATTAAATTGTAAAGGTTGGATTCAAGAAGCTGCATTAAGAATGTTGATGAATAATCTTGATCCGGATGTTGCTGAAAATCCGGAAGAGCTAATTGTTTACGGTGGTTCCGGTAAAGCAGCAAGAAACTGGGAATCATTTAATGCAATTGTAGAATCATTAAAAAGTTTAGAAAATGATGAAACTCTTTTAGTTCAATCCGGCAAACCAGTAGGAATTTTTCAAACTCACACAAATGCACCACGGGTAATAATTTCAAATTCAATGTTAGTTCCGGATTGGGCAAATTGGGAAGAATTTAGAAAATTAGAAAATCTTGGTTTAACAATGTACGGACAAATGACAGCCGGAAGTTGGATATACATTGGAACTCAAGGAATTCTTCAAGGAACTTATGAAACATTTGCGGAATGTGCAAGACAACACTTTGATGGAACACTCGAAGGAAAGTTTTTACTTACTGCTGGAATTGGCGGAATGGGTGGGGCTCAACCTTTAGCCGCAACAATGAACGGTGCTGCTTTTTTGGGAATTGATGTCGATCGTTCGCGTTTGCAAAAAAGAATTGATACAAAATATTTAGATGTAATTGCAAAAAATCTTGATGATGCATTACAAATTGTTTTAAAAGCAAAAAAAAATAGACAAGCAATTTCAGTTGGCTTAGTTGGCAATGCCGCAGAAATTCTTCCCGAAATTTTAAATAGAAAAATTATTCCAGATATATTAACAGATCAAACTTCTGCTCATGATACATTGAACGGATATGTTCCAATGGGAATGAGTTTTGAGGAAGCAATAATCTTAAGAAAAGAAAATCCCACCGAATATATAAAAATAGCAAAACACACAATTGTAAAACATGTCGAAGCAATGCTGGAATTCCAAAAATTAGGAGCAGTTACTTTTGATTACGGAAATAATATTCGCGGTGAAGCAAAAGAAAACGGCATAAGTAATGCATTTGATTTTCCCGGATTTGTACCGACTTATATTCGACCACTTTTTTGCGATGGAAAAGGTCCATTCCGTTGGGCAGCACTTTCCGGTGATCCAAATGATATTTATGAAACCGACAAAGCCATAATTGAAACTTTCCCGGAAAATATAGCTTTAATCAGATGGATTAAAATGGCTCAAGAAAAAGTTGCATTCCAAGGATTACCGGCTAGAATTTGTTGGTTAGGTTATGGTGAACGAGCAAAAATGGGTAAAATTTTTAATCAACTTGTTGTTGAGAAAAAAGTTAAAGCTCCGATTGTTATTGGTCGTGATCATCTTGATTGCGGCTCAGTCGCTTCACCATTTCGTGAAACTGAGGCAATGAAAGATGGCAGCGATGCAATTGCCGACTGGCCAATTTTAAATGCATTGCTAAATTCAATTGGTGGTGCCAGCTGGGTTTCTGTGCATCATGGCGGTGGTGTTGGAATTGGGAAATCAATTCATGCCGGAATGGTAATTGTTGCCGATGGAACAAAAGAAGCTGAAGAAAGATTAAATAGAGTTTTAACTTATGATCCGGGTATGGGAATTATACGTCATTCAGATGCCGGATATGATAGAGCAATCAATAATGCAAAACAAAACAATATAAAAATTCCAATGATGAAATAA
- a CDS encoding phosphoglycerate dehydrogenase produces the protein MKVLIADSLPEVYLEQLRKNNLEVIYNPKLGENDLPEAAKDVDIIVVRSTKVNEKTILESKSLNLIVRAGAGYNNINVAAANKRGVYVANCPGKNAHAVAELAIGLMIAMDRQIHENVRDFRNGVWNKAKYSKAKGLNGKTLAIIGMGNIGKQVAITANAMGMNVYGKDISRIDGVEYKDFSEFDQVLPLADVISLHLPVTPQTRGMFDEKMFSYMKDGAILINTSRAEVINEDALIKAIKEKNIKVALDVFNGEPEGKDGTVSSKLQELDNVYVTHHIGASTEQAQNAVAAETVKIIMQYIESGTIAHWVNKARSSNSYYQLSVKHFDKPGVLASIMDVLRQANINIEEVENIIFEGGIVALCTMKLVDPATNNMLEAIRRNPNVLTVSHTAIN, from the coding sequence ATGAAAGTTTTAATAGCTGACTCGCTACCAGAAGTTTATTTAGAGCAATTAAGGAAAAATAATCTTGAAGTAATTTACAATCCAAAATTAGGAGAAAATGATTTACCCGAAGCAGCAAAAGATGTTGATATTATTGTTGTTCGTTCAACAAAAGTAAATGAAAAAACAATATTGGAATCCAAATCATTAAATTTAATTGTTAGAGCCGGAGCTGGTTATAATAATATTAACGTTGCCGCTGCAAATAAAAGAGGAGTATATGTTGCAAATTGTCCCGGTAAAAATGCTCATGCAGTTGCAGAATTAGCAATTGGTTTAATGATTGCAATGGATAGACAAATTCATGAAAATGTAAGGGATTTTCGAAATGGAGTTTGGAATAAAGCAAAATATTCTAAAGCTAAGGGATTAAATGGAAAAACCTTAGCAATAATTGGAATGGGAAATATTGGTAAACAAGTTGCAATAACTGCTAACGCAATGGGAATGAATGTTTATGGAAAAGATATTTCGAGAATAGATGGAGTTGAGTATAAAGACTTCTCTGAATTTGATCAAGTGTTGCCGTTAGCAGATGTTATTTCATTGCATCTTCCGGTTACGCCTCAAACAAGAGGAATGTTTGATGAAAAAATGTTCAGTTATATGAAAGATGGTGCAATATTAATAAATACTTCTCGAGCAGAAGTAATAAATGAAGATGCATTAATAAAAGCTATAAAAGAGAAAAACATAAAAGTGGCTTTAGATGTTTTTAACGGAGAACCTGAAGGTAAAGATGGAACAGTTTCATCTAAATTACAAGAACTTGATAATGTTTATGTAACACATCATATTGGAGCTTCTACAGAGCAAGCACAAAACGCTGTGGCCGCTGAAACAGTAAAAATAATCATGCAATATATTGAAAGTGGAACAATTGCTCATTGGGTTAATAAAGCAAGATCATCAAATTCATATTATCAACTTTCTGTTAAACATTTTGATAAACCGGGAGTTTTAGCTTCAATAATGGATGTTTTACGACAAGCAAATATTAATATTGAAGAAGTTGAAAATATAATTTTTGAAGGCGGAATTGTTGCTCTTTGTACAATGAAATTAGTAGATCCGGCAACAAACAATATGTTGGAGGCAATTAGAAGAAATCCAAATGTATTAACTGTTTCTCACACTGCAATAAATTAA
- the rplS gene encoding 50S ribosomal protein L19, protein MDKLKELIDEPKTTDFPEFASGDKIKVHVRVIEGNKERIQPFEGDVISIRGTALNRTFTVRKISSGVGVERIFPMNSPKIAKIELVRKGKVRRAKLYYLRNLAGKAARIKSKNI, encoded by the coding sequence ATGGATAAGTTAAAAGAACTAATCGATGAACCTAAAACAACGGATTTCCCGGAGTTTGCCTCTGGTGATAAAATTAAAGTTCACGTTAGAGTTATTGAAGGAAATAAAGAAAGAATTCAACCTTTTGAAGGTGATGTAATTAGTATTAGAGGAACTGCACTTAACAGAACTTTTACAGTGAGAAAAATATCTAGCGGTGTTGGAGTTGAAAGAATTTTCCCAATGAACTCTCCTAAAATTGCAAAAATTGAATTAGTGAGAAAAGGTAAAGTTAGACGTGCAAAATTGTATTATTTAAGAAATCTTGCCGGTAAAGCTGCCCGTATAAAATCTAAAAATATATAA
- the trmD gene encoding tRNA (guanosine(37)-N1)-methyltransferase TrmD, giving the protein MRIDIISAVPDSLQSTLKTSIIKRAVEKKSVEIFIHNLRDFAFNKHKQIDDKPFGGGAGMLLKPEPFFECIENLQSERNYEHIIFTTPKGKIYNQSIANKFSLAKNIMIIAGHYKGIDDRVREKFATDEISIGNFILSGGELLALVITDSIVRILPGAIGDSESMLNDSFMDGETIEAPFYTRPSEYKGMKVPEVLLSGNEKEIKLWKEEQSKSLTENWKKINSLE; this is encoded by the coding sequence ATGAGAATTGATATAATTTCGGCAGTTCCGGATTCTTTACAAAGTACTTTAAAAACAAGTATTATTAAAAGAGCAGTTGAGAAAAAATCCGTTGAAATTTTTATTCATAACTTGAGAGATTTTGCATTTAATAAACATAAGCAAATTGATGATAAACCTTTTGGTGGTGGTGCTGGAATGTTACTTAAACCGGAACCTTTTTTTGAATGTATTGAAAATTTACAGAGTGAAAGAAATTACGAGCATATAATTTTTACTACTCCAAAAGGAAAAATTTATAATCAATCTATTGCAAATAAGTTTTCTCTTGCAAAAAATATTATGATTATTGCTGGGCATTATAAAGGAATTGACGATAGAGTAAGAGAAAAATTTGCAACCGATGAAATATCAATCGGTAATTTTATTTTAAGTGGTGGTGAACTTCTTGCATTGGTTATTACAGATTCTATTGTAAGAATTTTGCCAGGTGCAATTGGGGATAGTGAATCAATGTTGAATGATTCATTTATGGATGGAGAAACAATTGAAGCGCCGTTTTATACGCGACCATCAGAATATAAAGGAATGAAAGTTCCTGAAGTTTTACTTTCCGGCAATGAAAAAGAAATTAAATTGTGGAAAGAAGAACAATCAAAAAGTTTAACAGAAAATTGGAAAAAAATAAATAGTTTGGAGTAG
- the rimM gene encoding 16S rRNA processing protein RimM, translating to MSDFYLIAEIIDFHNSDGSVIIKSFSDFPERFLKLKKVYIDFFGKMKELKVIKSKKINENYVLKFEKFNTTEDVRFLINKKLYVDSNNLIKLPEDSFYIHDLIESEVYFDNVFFGKMIDLIKLQNNDVYVILNNKNEEILIPAVKKYFDKILPEEKRIYLSKEAVIFKDEN from the coding sequence TTGAGTGATTTTTATTTAATAGCGGAAATCATTGATTTCCATAACTCCGATGGTTCCGTTATAATAAAATCTTTCTCTGATTTTCCAGAGCGTTTTTTAAAGCTCAAGAAAGTTTATATTGATTTTTTTGGGAAAATGAAGGAATTGAAGGTTATTAAATCCAAAAAAATCAACGAAAATTACGTATTAAAATTTGAGAAATTTAATACAACAGAAGATGTACGGTTTTTAATCAATAAAAAACTGTATGTTGATTCAAATAATCTCATTAAACTTCCGGAAGATTCCTTCTATATTCATGATCTTATTGAAAGTGAAGTTTATTTTGATAACGTGTTCTTTGGAAAAATGATTGACTTAATAAAATTGCAGAATAATGATGTTTATGTAATTTTGAATAATAAAAACGAAGAAATTCTTATTCCGGCTGTTAAAAAATATTTTGATAAAATTTTACCGGAAGAAAAAAGAATTTATCTTTCAAAAGAAGCGGTAATATTTAAAGATGAGAATTGA
- a CDS encoding KH domain-containing protein — translation MKEFVEFIAKHLVDSPDGVSIQESIPNENTVELTLKVSADDVGKVIGKQGKTAQAMRTLLTAIAAKEGKRAILKILD, via the coding sequence ATGAAAGAATTCGTTGAATTTATAGCTAAACACTTGGTTGATAGTCCTGATGGTGTAAGCATCCAGGAATCTATTCCCAACGAAAATACTGTAGAGCTTACCCTTAAAGTAAGTGCTGATGACGTTGGTAAAGTTATTGGCAAACAAGGTAAGACTGCTCAAGCAATGAGAACTCTTCTTACTGCAATTGCTGCAAAAGAGGGAAAAAGGGCAATACTCAAAATTCTTGATTAA
- the rpsP gene encoding 30S ribosomal protein S16, with product MAVKLRLLRMGKKRQPIYKVVAADVRSPRDGKYIEAVGSYNPKSNNAQVELNEERILYWLNCGAQPTITVKTLLNKEGILLKKELKKQGLSENEIAVKFDEWKNVKNSVLADKKVKADKKKLEKAEAEKKKFAQELKEKEAENTEVKDTASGEVS from the coding sequence TTGGCAGTAAAGTTAAGATTATTGAGAATGGGCAAAAAAAGACAACCTATTTATAAAGTTGTGGCAGCTGATGTTCGTTCACCAAGAGATGGAAAGTATATTGAAGCTGTAGGATCATATAATCCTAAAAGTAATAATGCACAAGTTGAACTTAATGAAGAGAGAATTCTTTATTGGTTAAATTGTGGCGCACAGCCAACAATTACTGTAAAAACTTTGTTGAACAAAGAAGGAATTTTACTTAAGAAAGAACTTAAAAAACAAGGTCTTTCGGAAAATGAAATTGCTGTAAAGTTTGATGAATGGAAAAATGTTAAAAATTCTGTTTTAGCTGATAAAAAAGTAAAAGCTGATAAAAAGAAACTGGAAAAAGCTGAAGCTGAGAAGAAAAAATTCGCGCAAGAATTAAAAGAGAAAGAAGCTGAAAATACAGAAGTTAAGGATACCGCTTCTGGAGAAGTTTCTTAA
- the ffh gene encoding signal recognition particle protein: MLEDITLKLEKALKKVTGQGKITEANISDTLRDIRRVLLDADVNYKVAKDFIDQVKEKALGQEVLVSVKPGQLITKIIYDELTELMGSTKQDLTFNPNGPTIILMVGLQGSGKTTFSGKLAKYLKDKNRKVLLTAADVYRPAAIDQLKLLGQQINVPVFSIDGSKDAVKIADESIKFAKENSLNTIIIDTAGRLHVNQELMDEVLEIKKVVNPTEILFVVDSMTGQDAVNSAKAFNEVVNFDGVVLSKLDGDSKGGCALSIKAVVQKPIKFVSLGEKLDTIEIFHPDRLASRIIGRGDVISLVEKAQQQFDEKEAEDLEKKLLTNKFDFEDFLKQIKMIKKMGSLKSLINMIPGVNSAIKNAEIDDKQLVKVESIIQSMTKEERAKPRILNGSRRKRIARGSGNSIQDVNRLIKQYDEMQKMMKKFNSMGGKKFLGNFNNLKYN; the protein is encoded by the coding sequence ATGCTCGAAGATATTACTTTAAAATTAGAAAAAGCCTTAAAAAAAGTAACCGGGCAAGGAAAAATTACAGAAGCCAATATTTCTGATACATTGAGAGATATTAGGCGTGTTCTTTTAGATGCTGACGTAAATTATAAGGTTGCAAAAGATTTTATTGATCAAGTTAAAGAAAAAGCTTTAGGTCAAGAAGTTCTTGTTTCGGTTAAACCTGGTCAACTTATCACAAAAATTATTTATGATGAGTTAACCGAATTAATGGGATCAACAAAACAAGATTTAACTTTTAACCCTAATGGACCAACAATTATTTTGATGGTTGGTTTGCAAGGAAGCGGTAAAACAACATTCAGTGGAAAACTTGCAAAATACTTAAAAGATAAAAATAGAAAAGTTTTGCTTACTGCAGCGGATGTTTATAGACCGGCGGCAATTGATCAATTAAAACTATTAGGACAGCAAATTAATGTTCCGGTTTTTAGTATTGATGGAAGCAAAGATGCAGTAAAAATTGCGGATGAATCGATAAAATTTGCAAAAGAAAATTCATTAAATACAATTATTATTGATACCGCCGGAAGATTGCATGTAAATCAGGAACTTATGGATGAAGTTCTTGAAATTAAAAAAGTTGTGAATCCAACAGAAATTTTATTTGTTGTTGATTCAATGACCGGACAAGATGCTGTTAATTCTGCAAAAGCATTTAATGAAGTTGTAAATTTTGATGGAGTTGTTCTTTCAAAACTTGATGGTGATTCAAAAGGCGGATGCGCACTTTCAATTAAAGCAGTTGTTCAGAAACCAATAAAATTTGTAAGTCTTGGTGAAAAATTAGATACAATAGAAATTTTTCATCCGGATCGTTTAGCTTCAAGAATTATTGGTCGCGGAGATGTAATTTCTTTAGTTGAAAAAGCTCAACAGCAATTTGATGAGAAAGAAGCCGAAGATTTAGAAAAAAAATTACTTACGAATAAATTTGACTTTGAAGATTTTCTTAAGCAAATTAAGATGATAAAGAAAATGGGTTCTTTAAAATCTTTGATCAATATGATTCCAGGCGTGAATTCAGCAATTAAAAATGCTGAAATTGATGATAAACAGCTTGTTAAAGTTGAATCTATTATTCAATCAATGACAAAAGAAGAAAGAGCTAAACCAAGAATTTTGAATGGAAGCCGAAGAAAAAGAATAGCAAGAGGAAGCGGAAATTCTATTCAAGATGTAAATCGTCTTATTAAACAATATGACGAAATGCAGAAAATGATGAAAAAATTTAATTCCATGGGAGGAAAAAAATTCCTTGGAAATTTTAATAATTTGAAATATAATTAA
- the atpG gene encoding ATP synthase F1 subunit gamma, with protein MATLRDIKQRINGIKSTQQITKAMKMVAAARLRRAQENIINAKPYARKMAEVLSHLLKSIGSENQLFLERPVNSVALVVVTSDRGLCGGFNMNAIRITEEMLNGDLKDLNEKGKVELYCVGKKGNDYFKSKSKIKIAGSFPGIFSKLEFEFAASLANELTSKFLLGEYDKVIIVYNEFKSVIQQKITHKQFLPIQNIVNDEEHNKKSIEYIYEPTQKEILDSLLPRHLKGQMWTVLLDSYAAELGARMTAMEMATENAKEMIRTLQIKFNKERQAAITKEILEIVSGANALKSA; from the coding sequence ATGGCAACATTAAGAGATATAAAGCAAAGAATTAACGGTATTAAAAGTACTCAGCAAATTACTAAAGCAATGAAAATGGTTGCAGCGGCAAGATTACGCCGTGCTCAAGAAAATATTATTAATGCAAAACCTTATGCAAGAAAAATGGCAGAAGTTTTAAGTCATCTGCTAAAAAGTATTGGAAGCGAAAATCAATTATTCTTAGAAAGACCGGTAAATTCTGTTGCGCTTGTCGTTGTTACATCTGATAGAGGATTGTGCGGCGGTTTTAACATGAATGCAATTCGAATTACCGAAGAAATGCTGAATGGCGATTTGAAAGATCTGAATGAAAAAGGAAAAGTTGAACTTTATTGTGTCGGAAAAAAAGGTAATGATTATTTTAAATCAAAAAGTAAAATAAAAATTGCTGGTTCATTTCCCGGAATATTTTCTAAACTTGAATTTGAATTTGCAGCATCTTTAGCAAATGAATTAACTTCAAAATTTTTATTAGGAGAATATGATAAAGTAATTATTGTGTATAATGAATTTAAATCCGTAATTCAGCAGAAAATTACGCATAAACAATTCTTACCAATTCAAAATATTGTTAATGATGAAGAACATAATAAAAAATCTATAGAATATATTTATGAACCCACTCAAAAAGAAATTTTAGATTCACTTTTGCCAAGACATTTGAAAGGACAAATGTGGACTGTACTTTTAGATTCGTATGCTGCAGAATTAGGTGCACGGATGACAGCAATGGAAATGGCAACTGAAAACGCAAAAGAAATGATTAGAACTTTGCAAATTAAATTCAATAAAGAAAGACAAGCTGCAATAACTAAAGAAATTTTGGAAATTGTTTCTGGTGCAAATGCACTTAAATCTGCGTAA